One genomic window of Acidobacteriota bacterium includes the following:
- a CDS encoding glutamate--tRNA ligase, whose protein sequence is MSGMRVRFAPSPTGELHVGGARTALFNYLLARRRSGTFVLRIEDTDRERSSEEHVEAILEALRWLGLSWDEGPFFQSAGVERHRADARRLLDSGHAYRCFCSEEEIASRRRAAGGGREAFMYDRACAALDPAESARRAEAGEPHCIRFRVPPGETRYTDLVHGEVRVDHAEIEDFVLLRSDGSPTYNLSVVSDDAAMRITDVIRGDDHVANTPKQILLYQALGFPLPRFGHLPLILGPDRKRLSKRHAATSVLAYRDEGILPEAMVNFLALLGWSPGGDRELMSLEEMIQAFSLDAVGRSGAVFDREKLLWMNGQYIARAAPERLLELLAPRLRVPEGWSRADLLRVVELAKARPRTIPDLADAVRRYLEDEVDYDPAAVKKHLKGDDLADRVAGLRAALEASTEWTPEALEAALRTEAERQGVSAAKLIHPARVAVLGVGVSPGIFDVLAAVGRDRVLRRLARLERWARERGPGAAASGPART, encoded by the coding sequence ATGAGCGGAATGCGGGTGCGCTTCGCCCCGAGCCCGACCGGCGAACTGCACGTGGGAGGCGCCCGAACGGCGCTGTTCAACTACCTGCTCGCCCGGCGCCGGAGCGGGACCTTCGTCCTGCGGATCGAGGACACCGACCGCGAGCGCTCGTCGGAGGAGCATGTCGAGGCGATCCTCGAGGCGCTCCGGTGGCTGGGTCTGTCCTGGGACGAAGGGCCCTTCTTCCAGTCCGCGGGCGTCGAGCGGCACCGGGCCGACGCGCGGCGCCTGCTCGACTCCGGCCATGCCTACCGCTGCTTCTGCTCGGAGGAGGAGATCGCGTCGCGCCGGCGCGCGGCCGGAGGCGGGCGGGAGGCCTTCATGTACGACCGCGCCTGCGCCGCGCTCGATCCAGCAGAGTCGGCTCGCCGGGCGGAAGCGGGGGAACCGCATTGCATCCGGTTCCGCGTTCCTCCGGGCGAGACGCGCTACACCGATCTCGTCCACGGCGAGGTCCGCGTCGACCACGCCGAGATCGAGGACTTCGTGCTGCTCCGGAGCGACGGGTCGCCGACCTACAACCTCTCCGTCGTCTCGGACGACGCCGCGATGCGCATCACCGACGTGATCCGCGGCGACGACCACGTGGCGAACACGCCCAAGCAGATCCTGCTCTACCAGGCGCTCGGCTTCCCCCTCCCCCGCTTCGGCCACCTTCCCCTGATCCTCGGCCCCGACCGGAAGCGGCTCAGCAAGCGGCACGCGGCCACCTCGGTGCTCGCCTACCGGGACGAGGGCATCCTCCCCGAGGCGATGGTCAACTTCCTCGCCCTCCTCGGATGGTCCCCCGGAGGCGACCGCGAGCTGATGAGCCTGGAGGAGATGATCCAGGCCTTCTCGCTCGACGCGGTGGGCCGCTCCGGGGCGGTTTTCGACCGGGAAAAGCTGCTGTGGATGAACGGCCAGTACATCGCGCGCGCGGCGCCGGAACGCCTGCTCGAGCTGCTCGCGCCGCGGCTGCGGGTGCCGGAGGGATGGTCGCGCGCGGATCTGCTCCGCGTCGTCGAGCTGGCGAAGGCGCGGCCCCGGACGATCCCGGACCTGGCCGATGCGGTCCGGCGCTACCTCGAAGACGAGGTGGACTACGACCCGGCGGCGGTGAAGAAGCACCTGAAGGGAGACGATCTCGCGGACCGCGTCGCGGGGCTGCGCGCGGCGCTGGAAGCGTCGACCGAGTGGACGCCGGAGGCTCTGGAGGCCGCTCTCCGGACCGAGGCCGAGCGGCAGGGCGTCTCGGCCGCCAAGTTGATCCATCCCGCGCGGGTGGCGGTGCTGGGGGTGGGGGTCAGCCCGGGCATCTTCGACGTGCTGGCGGCGGTGGGACGCGACCGGGTCCTGCGCCGCCTGGCCCGCCTCGAGCGGTGGGCCCGGGAGCGGGGCCCGGGGGCAGCGGCATCCGGGCCTGCGCGGACTTGA